In Aureibacillus halotolerans, a single genomic region encodes these proteins:
- the pheS gene encoding phenylalanine--tRNA ligase subunit alpha, whose product MKDELYALQEQALADVEKAEQGKELQDIKVKFLGKKGPITEVLRGMGKLSAEERPLIGQVANEVRGSIQEAIEKKQQTLKAAEIEQKLASETIDVTLPGVSKAVGHPHPLTQVIEEIEDFFLSMGYSVAEGPEVESDYYNFEALNLPKSHPARDMQDSFYITEELLLRTQTSPVQPRTMEKMNGRGPVKIICPGKVYRRDNDDATHSHQFMQIEGLVVDENIRMSDLKGTLEVFAKEMFGEERDIRLRPSFFPFTEPSVEVDISCSICQGKGCSVCKQTGWIEILGAGMVHPRVLEMAGFDPEKYTGFAFGMGPDRIAMLKYGIEDIRHFYTNDLRFIQQFNRK is encoded by the coding sequence ATGAAAGATGAGCTATATGCCTTACAAGAGCAAGCACTTGCGGATGTTGAAAAGGCTGAGCAAGGGAAAGAGCTGCAAGACATTAAAGTGAAATTTTTAGGGAAAAAAGGGCCCATCACAGAAGTGTTACGCGGGATGGGGAAGTTGAGTGCTGAAGAGCGTCCGCTTATTGGGCAAGTGGCCAACGAGGTGAGAGGAAGCATTCAAGAAGCCATTGAAAAGAAGCAGCAGACGTTGAAAGCAGCGGAAATTGAGCAGAAGCTTGCGTCGGAAACAATTGATGTCACGCTGCCAGGGGTTTCAAAAGCTGTAGGACATCCACATCCACTGACTCAGGTCATTGAAGAAATCGAAGACTTTTTTCTTTCCATGGGATATAGCGTTGCAGAAGGTCCCGAGGTGGAAAGTGATTATTACAACTTTGAGGCATTGAACCTGCCAAAAAGTCACCCTGCTCGTGACATGCAGGATTCGTTTTACATTACAGAGGAGCTATTGCTTCGTACACAGACCTCTCCAGTCCAGCCGCGAACAATGGAAAAAATGAACGGGCGTGGACCGGTTAAGATCATTTGTCCAGGCAAAGTGTATCGTCGCGACAACGATGATGCGACGCACTCCCATCAATTTATGCAAATTGAAGGACTCGTCGTCGATGAAAACATTCGCATGAGTGACTTGAAGGGAACGCTCGAAGTGTTCGCTAAGGAAATGTTTGGCGAGGAACGTGACATCCGTTTACGACCAAGCTTTTTCCCTTTTACGGAACCGTCTGTTGAAGTCGATATTTCATGCAGCATTTGTCAGGGCAAAGGTTGTTCGGTTTGTAAGCAAACGGGGTGGATCGAGATTCTAGGGGCAGGAATGGTGCATCCTCGTGTATTGGAGATGGCTGGATTCGACCCTGAAAAATATACAGGCTTTGCCTTTGGTATGGGACCAGATCGAATTGCGATGCTAAAGTATGGTATCGAAGACATTCGTCATTTTTATACCAATGACCTTCGCTTCATTCAGCAATTTAATCGAAAGTAA